A section of the Corvus hawaiiensis isolate bCorHaw1 chromosome 16, bCorHaw1.pri.cur, whole genome shotgun sequence genome encodes:
- the TNRC6A gene encoding trinucleotide repeat-containing gene 6A protein isoform X11 codes for MRELEAKATKEVERKLSRAFLPHLCGTERRDLVQEEEEQLMEERKKRKEDKKKKEAAQKKAIEQKIKGMPPIRDLVSHSPNQSDLNHSGLGSHYENSHWGPVSSNSDSSTNWDKVIVDGSDKEAWPSITGSDPELTSECMDTDSASSSGSERNLVIMASGSTGGESDGIRNGIGHGSQNKFVVGSNSNNVGNGSINGPWGLSHGSIISTCQVSVDAPDSKSESSNNRMNAWGTINSSSNGGLNPSTLNSNGNHGAWSVLENSGHALKGSVGSGSPGTSIQCSTIGQMANSQSINSKVGGSAHGSWGSLQESCDSEVNGTRNVSFSGQPQNLNTEMNGPNNTTNFMTSSLPNSAGSVQMNELPNTAGPGAWRVSTMNHSQIQASPVANGTSISHLSNGEAKTGGSYGTTWGAYGSSYSGDKCPGPNSQANGDTVNATLMQPGGSGPGSTNFQINGNKGGGVWEAGTVNSQNVPWGNGNGASAGGSRRGWGNPAQNTGTNISNGEWSKLPSNQHSNEGVNGNSRKFTNGWKSTEEDDLNSQSSAASQMAEQSSTWAKTGTGDSEGSSESTGCHEDRAAVEGQNRERRKVDQHTLLQSIVNRTDLDPRVLSNSGWGQTPIKQNTAWDTETSPRGERKTDNGTEAWGGSVTQTSSSGGCVDRPSPNNNDTSSVSGWGDPKSATRWGDSKGSNSQGGWEEDSAATVMVKSNQSWGSGKEEKSSWNDTPKMKQGWGDGQKASQGWAVSAGDSWGENSRSNHWGEAKKSSSGGSNSDRSVSGWNEPGKSNSVTWGGNNATPNNSSGWDEPAKSNQNQGWGDPPKSNQPQVWGDSSKPVNSPEWNKQDVGSWGAPSAANKSPGSGWLGGPMPAPAKEEEPTGWEEPSPESIRRKMEIDDGTSAWGDPSKYNYKNVNMWNKNVPNSSSSSDQQAQVHPQLLSSSAMSSKESSSGSGWGEPSTPATTVDNGTSAWGKPMDTGTSWGEPVSDAGGTSGWGNASLGQQPPNKPGPKSMQDSWCGDDMPLTGSRQTSWEEEEDVEIGMWNSSSSQEANPSLNWPPYMKKMPTKGIMKGGNKQDETWINPFIKQFTNLSFSRESPEETIQSNKMDMSGGLLQDKRMEMDKHGLGVGDYNRVVGKGPGSRPQIPKESSMDRGPYFDKDGIVADESQNMQFMSNQNMKLPPSNNALPNQALGSLTGLGMQSLNSVRQNGNPSVFGVGNIAAQPRSMQQPPAQPLNSSQPNPRAQVPPPLLSPQVPVSLLKYAPNSGGLSPLFGPQQVAMLNQLSQLNQLSQISQLQRLLAQQQKAQPQRSMPSGGRQQQEQQGRSLSMQQQMMQQSRQLDPNLLMKQQTPPSQQQSLHQPSMKSFLENVIPHATPELQKGPSPINAFSSFPIGFCPISTSEIPGMNSNLNVNLDMSSIKEPQSRLRKWTTVDSISVNTSLDQNSSKHGAISSGFRLEDSPFVPYDFMNSSNSPASPPGSIGDGWPRAKSPNGSSSVNWPPEFRPGEPWKGYPNIDPETDPYVTPGSVINNLSINTVREVDHLRDRNSGSSSSLNTTLPSTSAWSSIRASNYNVSLSSTAQSTSVARNSDSKSTWSPGSVTNTSLAHELWKVPLPPKSITAPSRPPPGLTGQKPPLSTWDNSLRLGGGWGNSDARYTPGSSWGESSSGRITNWLVLKNLTPQIDGSTLRTLCMQHGPLITFHLNLPHGNALVRYSSKEEVVKAQKSLHMCVLGNTTILAEFASEEEISRFFAQGQSLTPSPGWQSLGSSQSRLGSIDGSHSFSNRNDLNHWNGAGLSGTSSGDLHGTSLWGSPNYSTSLWGAPSSNDTRGISSPSPINAFLSVDHLGGGGESM; via the exons ATCTGAACCACAGTGGTCTAGGATCCCATTATGAAAATTCTCACTGGGGACCAGTCTCTTCAAATAGTGACTCCAGCACAAACTGGGATAAAGTTATCGTAGACGGCTCTGACAAAGAAGCATGGCCATCAATCACTGGCAGTGACCCAGAGCTGACTTCAGAATGTATGGACACTGactctgcctccagctctgggtcGGAGCGGAACCTCGTTATCATGGCTTCAGGGAGCACAGGCGGAGAAAGCGATGGCATTCGCAATGGCATCGGACATGGGTCTCAGAATAAGTTTGTGGTTGGTAGCAACAGCAATAATGTGGGCAATGGAAGTATTAATGGGCCGTGGGGGTTATCCCATGGATCCATAATAAGCACATGTCAAGTTTCTGTGGATGCTCCTGACAGCAAATCTGAAAGTAGCAACAATAGAATGAATGCTTGGGGCACCATAAACTCTTCATCAAATGGAGGGTTAAATCCAAGCACTTTGAATTCAAATGGCAACCATGGTGCCTGGTCTGTGTTGGAGAACAGTGGACATGCCCTGAAAGGGTCCGTGGGGAGTGGGAGTCCTGGCACAAGCATTCAGTGCAGTACCATAGGTCAGATGGCCAACAGCCAGAGTATTAACTCGAAAGTGGGTGGCTCAGCCCACGGTTCCTGGGGAAGCCTTCAGGAAAGTTGTGATTCTGAAGTAAATGGTACAAGGAATGTTTCATTCAGTGGGCAACCTCAAAACCTTAACACTGAAATGAATGGACCAAATAACACTACTAACTTTATGACCTCTAGTTTACCAAACTCTGCTGGTTCGGTGCAGATGAACGAACTGCCCAACACTGCAGGGCCCGGGGCCTGGCGCGTGAGCACAATGAATCATTCTCAGATTCAGGCCTCTCCAGTGGCAAATGGCACTTCCATCTCTCACCTGAGCAACGGTGAGGCCAAAACTGGCGGCTCTTATGGTACTACCTGGGGTGCCTATGGTTCTAGTTACTCTGGAGACAAATGTCCAGGCCCAAACAGCCAAGCTAATGGTGACACTGTGAATGCAACTCTAATGCAGCCGGGCGGGAGCGGGCCTGGCAGCACTAACTTTCAAATCAACGGGAATAAAGGCGGAGGGGTGTGGGAGGCAGGGACAGTCAACTCCCAGAATGTGCCGTGGGGAAACGGGAATGGTGCGAGTGCTGGCGGGAGCAGAAgaggatggggcaaccctgcaCAAAACACTGGCACCAACATTTCCAACGGGGAATGGAGCAAACTGCCTAGCAATCAGCATTCCAATGAAGGTGTGAATGGAAACAGCAGGAAGTTTACAAATGGATGGAAGTCTACTGAGGAGGATGATCTCAacagccagagctctgctgcctcccagaTGGCTGAGCAGAGTAGCACATGGGCCAAAACAGGTAcgggggacagcgaggggagCTCAGAGAGCACCGGGTGCCATGaagacagagcagctgtggaaggCCAGAACCGAGAGAGAAGGAAAGTTGACCAGCATACATTACTCCAAAGCATAGTGAACAGAACTGACTTAGATCCACGTGTCCTTTCCAACTCTGGTTGGGGACAGACTCCAATCAAACAGAACACTGCCTGGGATACTGAAACATCACCGAGGGGTGAAAGAAAAACTGACAATGGGACAGAGGCCTGGGGGGGCTCTGTGACACAGACTTCCAGCTCAGGGGGGTGTGTGGATAGACCTAGCCCTAATAATAACGATACCTCATCTGTATCGGGGTGGGGAGATCCAAAGTCTGCTACAAGGTGGGGAGACTCCAAAGGGTCAAACAGCCAGGGGGGGTGGGAAGAAGATTCTGCTGCTACAGTAATGGTCAAGAGCAATCAATCATGGGGAAGTGGCAAAGAGGAAAAGTCATCCTGGAATGACACACCGAAGATgaagcagggatggggagatggACAGAAGGCCAGCCAGGGTTGGGCAGTGTCTGCTGGTGATAGCTGGGGTGAAAACTCTAGAAGTAACCATTGGGGTGAGGCAAAGAAATCCAGTTCCGGAGGTAGCAACAGCGACAGGTCCGTGTCTGGTTGGAATGAGCCAGGTAAATCAAATTCTGTTACTTGGGGAGGCAATAATGCAACCCCAAACAACTCTTCAGGATGGGATGAGCCTGCAAAGTCTAATCAGAACCAGGGCTGGGGAGACCCTCCGAAATCCAATCAGCCTCAAGTCTGGGGGGACTCGTCGAAGCCAGTCAATTCTCCTGAGTGGAACAAACAAGATGTTGGCTCTTGGGGAGCCCCGTCTGCCGCGAACAAATCCCCGGGGTCTGGCTGGCTGGGGGGGCCAATGCCAGCCCCAGCAAAGGAGGAAGAGCCCACGGGCTGGGAGGAGCCATCCCCCGAATCCATACGCCGGAAAATGGAGATTGATGATGGAACTTCTGCTTGGGGTGATCCAAGCAAATACAACTACAAAAATGTGAATATGTGGAATAAAAATGTCCCAAACAGTAGCAGCAGTTCAGACCAGCAAGCACAGGTACATCCGCAGCTACTGTCTTCAAGTGCCATGTCTAGCAAGGAGAGCAGTTCGGGTTCTG GTTGGGGAGAGCCTTCTACTCCAGCCACTACTGTAGATAACGGGACTTCAGCGTGGGGTAAGCCCATGGACACTGGTACGAGCTGGGGAGAGCCCGTCAGCGATGCAGGAGGCACCTCTGGCTGGGGAAACGCTTCTCTTGGGCAGCAGCCTCCAAATAAACCTG GGCCTAAATCTATGCAAGATAGTTGGTGTGGAGATGATATGCCATTGACTGGCAGTCGTCAGACcagctgggaggaagaggaggatgttGAGATTGGAATGTGGAACAGCAGTTCCTCACAAGAAGCTAACCCATCGTTAAACTGGCCACCCTACATGAAAAAGATGCCCACAAAG GGAATAATGAAAGGTGGAAATAAGCAAGATGAAACATGGATCAATCCATTCATTAAGCAATTCACAAATCTCAGTTTTTCA agAGAATCACCAGAAGAAACCATACAGAGCAATAAGATGGACATGTCTGGAG GGTTACTGCAGGACAAGCGGATGGAGATGGACAAGCACGGCCTGGGTGTGGGAGATTACAATCGTGTGGTTGGCAAAGGCCCTGGTTCTcgtccccaaattcccaaagagTCTTCCATGGATCGCGGTCCTTACTTCGATAAG GATGGCATTGTAGCAGACGAGTCCCAAAACATGCAGTTTATGTCCAATCAAAACATGAAGCTTCCCCCTTCAAATAATGCACTACCTAACCAAGCCCTGGGCTCCCTAACAGGGCTGGGTATGCAAAGCTTGAATTCTGTTAGACAG AATGGCAATCCCAGTGTGTTTGGTGTTGGGAATAtagcagcacagcccaggagcatgcagcagcctccagcacaACCTCTTAATTCATCTCAGCCTAATCCACGTGCTCAAGTGCCTCCTCCATTACTATCCCCTCAG GTTCCAGTATCATTACTGAAGTATGCACCAAACAGCGGTGGCCTGAGCCCACTTTTTGGCCCACAACAGGTAGCCATGTTGAATCAACTGTCCCAGTTAAACCAGCTTTCTCAGATCTCCCAGTTACAG CGGCTGTtggctcagcagcagaaggCTCAGCCTCAGAGGAGCATGCCTTCTGGGGGtcggcagcagcaggagcagcag GGTCGATCTCTTAGTATGCAGCAACAGATGATGCAACAGTCCCGTCAGCTTGATCCAAACCTGTTAATGAAGCAGCAAACTCCACCCTCTCAACAGCAGTCACTCCATCAGCCCTCCATGAAATCCTTCCTTGAGAATGTCATACCCCACGCTACTCCTGAGCTGCAGAAAGGGCCGTCACCAATCAATGCTTTCAGCAGCTTCCCTATAG GCTTCTGTCCAATTTCTACTTCAGAAATTCCAG GAATGAACTCAAACTTGAATGTAAACCTGGATATGAGCAGTATTAAAGAGCCACAATCTCGGCTGAGGAAATGGACTACAGTCGACAGCATTTCTGTGAACACATCCTTAGATCAAAACTCCAGCAAACATG gtgCTATTTCAAGTGGTTTTAGGCTGGAAGATTCTCCGTTTGTTCCTTACGACTTTATGAACAGCAGTAATTCGCCAGCCAGTCCTCCCGGATCCATTGGGGACGGCTGGCCCCGTGCCAAATCGCCTAATGGCTCTAGCAGTGTTAACTGGCCCCCAG AGTTTCGCCCTGGTGAGCCATGGAAAGGTTATCCAAACATCGACCCCGAAACTGACCCTTACGTCACTCCTGGCAGTGTCATAAACAATCTCTCAATTAATACTGTGCGGGAAGTTGACCACCTCAGGGACAGGAACAGTG GGTCATCCTCATCTTTGAACACCACGCTGCCTTCAACTAGTGCCTGGTCATCCATTCGTGCCTCCAACTACAATGTTTCCCTCAGCAGTACAGCACAAAGCACTTCAG TAGCCAGAAACAGTGATTCCAAATCAACATGGTCTCCTGGATCAGTCACTAACACCTCTCTGGCTCATGAGCTGTGGAAGGTCCCTTTGCCACCTAAAAGCATCACTGCTCCGTCCcgcccacctccagggctgaCAGGCCAGAAACCACCCCTGTCCACTTGGGATAATTCCCTTCGTCTGGGTGGAGGATGGGGAAATTCTGATGCCAGATACACCCCTG gtTCAAGCTGGGGtgagagcagctcagggagaaTAACAAATTGGCTTGTTCTAAAAAACCTTACACCTCAG ATCGACGGCTCAACCCTGCGTACTCTGTGCATGCAGCACGGCCCACTAATAACATTCCACCTGAACCTCCCACATGGTAATGCTTTGGTCCGTTACAGTTCAAAAGAAGAGGTAGTGAAGGCACAAAAATCTCTGCACAT gtGTGTTTTAGGGAACACTACTATTCTTGCTGAGTTTGCCAGTGAAGAGGAGATTAGTCGCTTCTTTGCACAAGGCCAGTCCCTGACTCCGTCTCCTGGCTGGCAATCTCTGGGATCCAGCCAGAGCCGACTCGGATCCATCGATGGTTCCCATTCGTTCTCAAACCGTAATGATCTAAATCACTGGAATGGTGCTGGGCTGTCGGGAACTAGCAGTGGAGACCTTCATGGCACTTCACTTTGGGGGAGCCCCAACTATTCCACGAGCCTGTGGGGTGCCCCGAGCAgcaatgacaccaggggaattAGCAGCCCATCCCCCATCAACGCTTTCCTTTCTGTTGACCACCTGGGTGGAGGTGGAGAGTCCATGTAA
- the TNRC6A gene encoding trinucleotide repeat-containing gene 6A protein isoform X8, with protein MRELEAKATKEVERKLSRDLVQEEEEQLMEERKKRKEDKKKKEAAQKKAIEQKIKVPEQTKTSVSQPQPVTSNGTSTGTSTTNNAKRAPASSQQQPLPRYPPREVPPRFRHQEQKQLLKRGQQLPVIAANLGSTPKVLNGQSGGSTGTNNQPVTNGEVPNSSKKQPGMPPIRDLVSHSPNQSDLNHSGLGSHYENSHWGPVSSNSDSSTNWDKVIVDGSDKEAWPSITGSDPELTSECMDTDSASSSGSERNLVIMASGSTGGESDGIRNGIGHGSQNKFVVGSNSNNVGNGSINGPWGLSHGSIISTCQVSVDAPDSKSESSNNRMNAWGTINSSSNGGLNPSTLNSNGNHGAWSVLENSGHALKGSVGSGSPGTSIQCSTIGQMANSQSINSKVGGSAHGSWGSLQESCDSEVNGTRNVSFSGQPQNLNTEMNGPNNTTNFMTSSLPNSAGSVQMNELPNTAGPGAWRVSTMNHSQIQASPVANGTSISHLSNGEAKTGGSYGTTWGAYGSSYSGDKCPGPNSQANGDTVNATLMQPGGSGPGSTNFQINGNKGGGVWEAGTVNSQNVPWGNGNGASAGGSRRGWGNPAQNTGTNISNGEWSKLPSNQHSNEGVNGNSRKFTNGWKSTEEDDLNSQSSAASQMAEQSSTWAKTGTGDSEGSSESTGCHEDRAAVEGQNRERRKVDQHTLLQSIVNRTDLDPRVLSNSGWGQTPIKQNTAWDTETSPRGERKTDNGTEAWGGSVTQTSSSGGCVDRPSPNNNDTSSVSGWGDPKSATRWGDSKGSNSQGGWEEDSAATVMVKSNQSWGSGKEEKSSWNDTPKMKQGWGDGQKASQGWAVSAGDSWGENSRSNHWGEAKKSSSGGSNSDRSVSGWNEPGKSNSVTWGGNNATPNNSSGWDEPAKSNQNQGWGDPPKSNQPQVWGDSSKPVNSPEWNKQDVGSWGAPSAANKSPGSGWLGGPMPAPAKEEEPTGWEEPSPESIRRKMEIDDGTSAWGDPSKYNYKNVNMWNKNVPNSSSSSDQQAQVHPQLLSSSAMSSKESSSGSGWGEPSTPATTVDNGTSAWGKPMDTGTSWGEPVSDAGGTSGWGNASLGQQPPNKPGPKSMQDSWCGDDMPLTGSRQTSWEEEEDVEIGMWNSSSSQEANPSLNWPPYMKKMPTKGIMKGGNKQDETWINPFIKQFTNLSFSRESPEETIQSNKMDMSGGLLQDKRMEMDKHGLGVGDYNRVVGKGPGSRPQIPKESSMDRGPYFDKDGIVADESQNMQFMSNQNMKLPPSNNALPNQALGSLTGLGMQSLNSVRQNGNPSVFGVGNIAAQPRSMQQPPAQPLNSSQPNPRAQVPPPLLSPQVPVSLLKYAPNSGGLSPLFGPQQVAMLNQLSQLNQLSQISQLQRLLAQQQKAQPQRSMPSGGRQQQEQQGRSLSMQQQMMQQSRQLDPNLLMKQQTPPSQQQSLHQPSMKSFLENVIPHATPELQKGPSPINAFSSFPIGMNSNLNVNLDMSSIKEPQSRLRKWTTVDSISVNTSLDQNSSKHGAISSGFRLEDSPFVPYDFMNSSNSPASPPGSIGDGWPRAKSPNGSSSVNWPPEFRPGEPWKGYPNIDPETDPYVTPGSVINNLSINTVREVDHLRDRNSGSSSSLNTTLPSTSAWSSIRASNYNVSLSSTAQSTSVARNSDSKSTWSPGSVTNTSLAHELWKVPLPPKSITAPSRPPPGLTGQKPPLSTWDNSLRLGGGWGNSDARYTPGSSWGESSSGRITNWLVLKNLTPQIDGSTLRTLCMQHGPLITFHLNLPHGNALVRYSSKEEVVKAQKSLHMCVLGNTTILAEFASEEEISRFFAQGQSLTPSPGWQSLGSSQSRLGSIDGSHSFSNRNDLNHWNGAGLSGTSSGDLHGTSLWGSPNYSTSLWGAPSSNDTRGISSPSPINAFLSVDHLGGGGESM; from the exons ATCTGAACCACAGTGGTCTAGGATCCCATTATGAAAATTCTCACTGGGGACCAGTCTCTTCAAATAGTGACTCCAGCACAAACTGGGATAAAGTTATCGTAGACGGCTCTGACAAAGAAGCATGGCCATCAATCACTGGCAGTGACCCAGAGCTGACTTCAGAATGTATGGACACTGactctgcctccagctctgggtcGGAGCGGAACCTCGTTATCATGGCTTCAGGGAGCACAGGCGGAGAAAGCGATGGCATTCGCAATGGCATCGGACATGGGTCTCAGAATAAGTTTGTGGTTGGTAGCAACAGCAATAATGTGGGCAATGGAAGTATTAATGGGCCGTGGGGGTTATCCCATGGATCCATAATAAGCACATGTCAAGTTTCTGTGGATGCTCCTGACAGCAAATCTGAAAGTAGCAACAATAGAATGAATGCTTGGGGCACCATAAACTCTTCATCAAATGGAGGGTTAAATCCAAGCACTTTGAATTCAAATGGCAACCATGGTGCCTGGTCTGTGTTGGAGAACAGTGGACATGCCCTGAAAGGGTCCGTGGGGAGTGGGAGTCCTGGCACAAGCATTCAGTGCAGTACCATAGGTCAGATGGCCAACAGCCAGAGTATTAACTCGAAAGTGGGTGGCTCAGCCCACGGTTCCTGGGGAAGCCTTCAGGAAAGTTGTGATTCTGAAGTAAATGGTACAAGGAATGTTTCATTCAGTGGGCAACCTCAAAACCTTAACACTGAAATGAATGGACCAAATAACACTACTAACTTTATGACCTCTAGTTTACCAAACTCTGCTGGTTCGGTGCAGATGAACGAACTGCCCAACACTGCAGGGCCCGGGGCCTGGCGCGTGAGCACAATGAATCATTCTCAGATTCAGGCCTCTCCAGTGGCAAATGGCACTTCCATCTCTCACCTGAGCAACGGTGAGGCCAAAACTGGCGGCTCTTATGGTACTACCTGGGGTGCCTATGGTTCTAGTTACTCTGGAGACAAATGTCCAGGCCCAAACAGCCAAGCTAATGGTGACACTGTGAATGCAACTCTAATGCAGCCGGGCGGGAGCGGGCCTGGCAGCACTAACTTTCAAATCAACGGGAATAAAGGCGGAGGGGTGTGGGAGGCAGGGACAGTCAACTCCCAGAATGTGCCGTGGGGAAACGGGAATGGTGCGAGTGCTGGCGGGAGCAGAAgaggatggggcaaccctgcaCAAAACACTGGCACCAACATTTCCAACGGGGAATGGAGCAAACTGCCTAGCAATCAGCATTCCAATGAAGGTGTGAATGGAAACAGCAGGAAGTTTACAAATGGATGGAAGTCTACTGAGGAGGATGATCTCAacagccagagctctgctgcctcccagaTGGCTGAGCAGAGTAGCACATGGGCCAAAACAGGTAcgggggacagcgaggggagCTCAGAGAGCACCGGGTGCCATGaagacagagcagctgtggaaggCCAGAACCGAGAGAGAAGGAAAGTTGACCAGCATACATTACTCCAAAGCATAGTGAACAGAACTGACTTAGATCCACGTGTCCTTTCCAACTCTGGTTGGGGACAGACTCCAATCAAACAGAACACTGCCTGGGATACTGAAACATCACCGAGGGGTGAAAGAAAAACTGACAATGGGACAGAGGCCTGGGGGGGCTCTGTGACACAGACTTCCAGCTCAGGGGGGTGTGTGGATAGACCTAGCCCTAATAATAACGATACCTCATCTGTATCGGGGTGGGGAGATCCAAAGTCTGCTACAAGGTGGGGAGACTCCAAAGGGTCAAACAGCCAGGGGGGGTGGGAAGAAGATTCTGCTGCTACAGTAATGGTCAAGAGCAATCAATCATGGGGAAGTGGCAAAGAGGAAAAGTCATCCTGGAATGACACACCGAAGATgaagcagggatggggagatggACAGAAGGCCAGCCAGGGTTGGGCAGTGTCTGCTGGTGATAGCTGGGGTGAAAACTCTAGAAGTAACCATTGGGGTGAGGCAAAGAAATCCAGTTCCGGAGGTAGCAACAGCGACAGGTCCGTGTCTGGTTGGAATGAGCCAGGTAAATCAAATTCTGTTACTTGGGGAGGCAATAATGCAACCCCAAACAACTCTTCAGGATGGGATGAGCCTGCAAAGTCTAATCAGAACCAGGGCTGGGGAGACCCTCCGAAATCCAATCAGCCTCAAGTCTGGGGGGACTCGTCGAAGCCAGTCAATTCTCCTGAGTGGAACAAACAAGATGTTGGCTCTTGGGGAGCCCCGTCTGCCGCGAACAAATCCCCGGGGTCTGGCTGGCTGGGGGGGCCAATGCCAGCCCCAGCAAAGGAGGAAGAGCCCACGGGCTGGGAGGAGCCATCCCCCGAATCCATACGCCGGAAAATGGAGATTGATGATGGAACTTCTGCTTGGGGTGATCCAAGCAAATACAACTACAAAAATGTGAATATGTGGAATAAAAATGTCCCAAACAGTAGCAGCAGTTCAGACCAGCAAGCACAGGTACATCCGCAGCTACTGTCTTCAAGTGCCATGTCTAGCAAGGAGAGCAGTTCGGGTTCTG GTTGGGGAGAGCCTTCTACTCCAGCCACTACTGTAGATAACGGGACTTCAGCGTGGGGTAAGCCCATGGACACTGGTACGAGCTGGGGAGAGCCCGTCAGCGATGCAGGAGGCACCTCTGGCTGGGGAAACGCTTCTCTTGGGCAGCAGCCTCCAAATAAACCTG GGCCTAAATCTATGCAAGATAGTTGGTGTGGAGATGATATGCCATTGACTGGCAGTCGTCAGACcagctgggaggaagaggaggatgttGAGATTGGAATGTGGAACAGCAGTTCCTCACAAGAAGCTAACCCATCGTTAAACTGGCCACCCTACATGAAAAAGATGCCCACAAAG GGAATAATGAAAGGTGGAAATAAGCAAGATGAAACATGGATCAATCCATTCATTAAGCAATTCACAAATCTCAGTTTTTCA agAGAATCACCAGAAGAAACCATACAGAGCAATAAGATGGACATGTCTGGAG GGTTACTGCAGGACAAGCGGATGGAGATGGACAAGCACGGCCTGGGTGTGGGAGATTACAATCGTGTGGTTGGCAAAGGCCCTGGTTCTcgtccccaaattcccaaagagTCTTCCATGGATCGCGGTCCTTACTTCGATAAG GATGGCATTGTAGCAGACGAGTCCCAAAACATGCAGTTTATGTCCAATCAAAACATGAAGCTTCCCCCTTCAAATAATGCACTACCTAACCAAGCCCTGGGCTCCCTAACAGGGCTGGGTATGCAAAGCTTGAATTCTGTTAGACAG AATGGCAATCCCAGTGTGTTTGGTGTTGGGAATAtagcagcacagcccaggagcatgcagcagcctccagcacaACCTCTTAATTCATCTCAGCCTAATCCACGTGCTCAAGTGCCTCCTCCATTACTATCCCCTCAG GTTCCAGTATCATTACTGAAGTATGCACCAAACAGCGGTGGCCTGAGCCCACTTTTTGGCCCACAACAGGTAGCCATGTTGAATCAACTGTCCCAGTTAAACCAGCTTTCTCAGATCTCCCAGTTACAG CGGCTGTtggctcagcagcagaaggCTCAGCCTCAGAGGAGCATGCCTTCTGGGGGtcggcagcagcaggagcagcag GGTCGATCTCTTAGTATGCAGCAACAGATGATGCAACAGTCCCGTCAGCTTGATCCAAACCTGTTAATGAAGCAGCAAACTCCACCCTCTCAACAGCAGTCACTCCATCAGCCCTCCATGAAATCCTTCCTTGAGAATGTCATACCCCACGCTACTCCTGAGCTGCAGAAAGGGCCGTCACCAATCAATGCTTTCAGCAGCTTCCCTATAG GAATGAACTCAAACTTGAATGTAAACCTGGATATGAGCAGTATTAAAGAGCCACAATCTCGGCTGAGGAAATGGACTACAGTCGACAGCATTTCTGTGAACACATCCTTAGATCAAAACTCCAGCAAACATG gtgCTATTTCAAGTGGTTTTAGGCTGGAAGATTCTCCGTTTGTTCCTTACGACTTTATGAACAGCAGTAATTCGCCAGCCAGTCCTCCCGGATCCATTGGGGACGGCTGGCCCCGTGCCAAATCGCCTAATGGCTCTAGCAGTGTTAACTGGCCCCCAG AGTTTCGCCCTGGTGAGCCATGGAAAGGTTATCCAAACATCGACCCCGAAACTGACCCTTACGTCACTCCTGGCAGTGTCATAAACAATCTCTCAATTAATACTGTGCGGGAAGTTGACCACCTCAGGGACAGGAACAGTG GGTCATCCTCATCTTTGAACACCACGCTGCCTTCAACTAGTGCCTGGTCATCCATTCGTGCCTCCAACTACAATGTTTCCCTCAGCAGTACAGCACAAAGCACTTCAG TAGCCAGAAACAGTGATTCCAAATCAACATGGTCTCCTGGATCAGTCACTAACACCTCTCTGGCTCATGAGCTGTGGAAGGTCCCTTTGCCACCTAAAAGCATCACTGCTCCGTCCcgcccacctccagggctgaCAGGCCAGAAACCACCCCTGTCCACTTGGGATAATTCCCTTCGTCTGGGTGGAGGATGGGGAAATTCTGATGCCAGATACACCCCTG gtTCAAGCTGGGGtgagagcagctcagggagaaTAACAAATTGGCTTGTTCTAAAAAACCTTACACCTCAG ATCGACGGCTCAACCCTGCGTACTCTGTGCATGCAGCACGGCCCACTAATAACATTCCACCTGAACCTCCCACATGGTAATGCTTTGGTCCGTTACAGTTCAAAAGAAGAGGTAGTGAAGGCACAAAAATCTCTGCACAT gtGTGTTTTAGGGAACACTACTATTCTTGCTGAGTTTGCCAGTGAAGAGGAGATTAGTCGCTTCTTTGCACAAGGCCAGTCCCTGACTCCGTCTCCTGGCTGGCAATCTCTGGGATCCAGCCAGAGCCGACTCGGATCCATCGATGGTTCCCATTCGTTCTCAAACCGTAATGATCTAAATCACTGGAATGGTGCTGGGCTGTCGGGAACTAGCAGTGGAGACCTTCATGGCACTTCACTTTGGGGGAGCCCCAACTATTCCACGAGCCTGTGGGGTGCCCCGAGCAgcaatgacaccaggggaattAGCAGCCCATCCCCCATCAACGCTTTCCTTTCTGTTGACCACCTGGGTGGAGGTGGAGAGTCCATGTAA